The stretch of DNA GTGTCCCGTGTGTGATGCACGTTTGAGGAATTCCATGGTTCCCTGTCGCCCCTCTGTACAGACCACGACAGAATGGGGAATCACTGCCAGCTTGCACTGCTCCCTTCCTGGAGCACAGAGTGTTTTAGTCGCATCCATGTGTTCCCTGTGCTGGAAAGCCAGGGAAGTGCAGTGCCTCAGGAGCTGGGTGAGTTAGAGGTGGCTCTTCTCTGATCATTTTCACTCCTTTTGTGCTGATGGAATGATGTGGAAGAACTGGGATAAACAGAGGAGCTGTCCAATTTAAATGTGACTTTGTATGGTTTGTGGTTGCCTATGATAATAATTGCTGACTTCTACATGTGTATATCTTTTATATCTGTAACATCACATCATTCCCAAGTTGGATGAGTTTGGTATTTATTCATTTTTCAGTGTTCACTTCAGTCTGTTTGAATTTTTTAAAGGTCATGGATGGCAGTGTCATCACAGCAAAACGAACAGCTGCAGTTTCTGCCATTGCTACCAAGGTGTGTCTTCTGTTCTCTAAGTGGGGATTTGAGTTATAAAATAGCTAGAACAAATTATGCAAATGTCTTTTCATCCAATACAGCTTGAAATTAGATTTATCATAACATATGCACTTTCAGGGAAAACTTAAATTCACTGTTTTGAGTCAGTCATGTCTGGCTTTTACACTTTGTGTGTGATTGGAGAAGGAACCTGAGCTATATTTTTGTGGCTTCTGTGTACCCTCTTCTAGGAATTCACTGAGCTGTCTTtcactgttttttctttcttttgtttgtgttttaacaTGCCCCTTTATGGCTTTGAGTGATGTAGCTGTGGTGATATATTGAATTTTATTTAGATGGATGCCTTCTGCTGTCAGGACAGGACAGGTGGGTGGCACTGGACCTGTAAAAAGAGGGGAAGAGAACATTTCCATTTCTTTTAAGATCGATGATGCCCAGTATAGATGGATAACTTGTCTAAAAGGTGTCTGTCAGTGTCTCTGTTGTCACTGGAAGGTGTCCAGATGACTGTCCCTGACCATGGCCGTAAATTTCAGTGTCTAAAGCCAGGTGAGCTGTATCTGACTGTGCATTGCTTTATGTCACTGCCATTTCAGCTGGAAATTTTTGTGTTGGGTTTCTTTTAGAAAAACTGTTTTTGGTTGGGCTGCTAACATCAGGAAGAGAGCAAATGGCCATGCATTGCACAGCAGGGTTTGAGCCTTCACCTCAAAGCCTGAGGCAGTAAGAAGAGAGCCAGAGCTGAAAAATAGTGTTGTTTGTCACTCCTCAGCTTTGCATCAGAATGAAGGCTGATCTCACTGTTTTGTGAGGGGCAGTTCATGCCAGGGTGACTCTATCCATGGCAATGGAGCTACACTGGCATAAAACTGAGTGAAGGACCTGTCCCCAGGAGCTTCTCCTGAACCAAAGGACAGAATGATTTAcaatgaactccttggacagGAGGTTACAGGACCTCATTCATTTTGGCCATTCTGTATTTGGTCAGTTCTATGGTTTTTATGCAGTCCATGCTGGCTTCAAAGGAGCTTGGCTGCTGAAGGTACTTCAAGATCAGGTCTTTCATTGTCATGTGTTCTTTTGGAAATTCTCAGGAGTGTTTGAGTTTAGCTCATATTTGTCATCTTGTTTTTATGGCATTTGCTTTTCACAGACCCCTTTTACGCAAAGGACCTTTGAAATCTGGGCTTCACAGCCTCTAAAAGGCACATTAAAACAAATTCTTACTACTGGGAAATGGCATCAATAAGATTTTTCTCCATTTGTTAGCAGCAGAATAAACCTTGAGAGCCTAGACAATTCTAAAGCTTTTTAGGCAGGAGTGAGTGGCCACAGCAAATGCATAAACAAGACACAAGGATAGTTagggctgggctccagcagctctgtctTCCTCTTTGCCAAGTACTGGTGAATCACAGACAAGAACTAAAACAGAGAGCCAAAAACAATTGTGGAACTGAATTTTATTATTTGTTCCTCAGAACCATCCCTACTTTTACCATGTCTCTGTATTATGGCCCTTGCAGTGCCAGGATATGCTTGTGGTGTGATTTATGGCTCCAGTGAATGCAAAGAGGGggattggtgtgaggctgccagggCCAGTTTACCTGTGCAGCTGCCACTCTCAGTCCTGATGGTTTTTGGGGTTCTGAGCCCTGCTTTCAGCCAGTGCAGAACACCAGCACTGTGCTTTTACACTTAATCAGCCACATGGGTGTGCTAATATTGGAGTGTGCAGAGGCCCCAGAACTTGCTGTTCATGCTGTTGCATCTTAAATCTGAATTTCAAGTCAGACAATTCAACGCTGGAATTAAGCCAAGATGTGCTTTGGTGCTACTGATGCTTGCTTGTGCATTAAAAGAAAGGCACAATATATATGGTGATTGTTGAATACTTGTTTACAtacttttttttattgtttaaaagGACTAGCAATACTGCTTTCTTTTGTAGTATTTTGATATATATTTGTAATGCCTGTTAATATATTATCCTTACATAttctcttttgatttttttttgtatttgtgaTCCTGTTCAGTTGTTGATGCCACCTTTTGCAGAAGTGCTGTGCATTTTGGGAGCTGGTGTTCAAGCATACAGCCATTATGATATCTTCACAGAACTGTTCACATTTAAAGAGGTAACAGACCCTTCTTAAGAAGATACATTTATTTTTCTCTAGCAGGATTCATTGTAAAGAAAGTACAGCCAGTGAAGTTGTATCAGCTTGGGGTGGGATGGAGctcctgttcccagagcagccttcACAATTCTGTGCACTGGCAGCTCAGGGCTCTGATAACACCCCAGTGTTTTGGCTGCTTCTGAGCAGTGCTCACACAGCATCAAGGCTGTCTCTGCAACATTTGTTTCTGTTCTATTGAACTGCCTTTATCTTGACCCACTAATATTTCCATCTTGttttctcttccctctccctgtgctgctggggaggagagtgaTGGAAGAGTTTTGTGGGCACCTGGTGTCCTGCCATGGTCAATCCACCATAAAAGTTAAGATTAACCACATTTTGGTTCTGTTTCTGCAGAACCCAAGAATAGtcagagcaggaggaatttcttgcTCAAATgttgatatttaaaaagaaaaaaaattggaatcAAAGTTGTTTCAGATAGCTTTTTGTCTGAGAAGATCCTACTGTTTATGCCATACTTGGATAAGATTTTTATGACTTTCGCTTAAATGTAATTTTcagaaatatttgcattttataAGAACAATCTCCTCTACAAGGAGATGTTATTCTAGCATCACAAGACAGACATTCAAATGTTGCTGAACACTCTTGGAATTCAATCACTTGTATGATAAGAAcattaaaggggaaaaaactcCAGCCTTTAGGAGATGTTTAACTATCTAGTGAAAACTTAATTCAAGTGTTCTGTTTCAGCAAGGAGAAGTTCTCCAGGTTGAgctgtgtgtgttttgttgtgTTTCCCCCGAGGTGAGGGTCTGGAATCGCACCAAGGAGAGGGCGGTGCAGTTCGCCGGCGCTGCCCGCGGCCCCGTGCGGGTCTGCGCCTCCGCCCAGGAGGCGGTGACAGGGGCCGATGTCATCGTGACAGTCACCATGGCAACGGCTCCCATCCTCCGCGGGGACTGGGTGAAGCCAGGTGCCCACATCAATGGTACGTTCTTGTGTACAGCAGGTGTTTATTATCACTTTGTTTAGCATCACCATCTGCTGAGAAGCAGTTCTCTGTGCTCCGTGGAATGAATGTTCTTTACATTTTGACTTTTCCACCTTACCTTTTCCCAGGACCCCTTTTCCCAGGCCTGTCCTCCTGGAGTCAGAATGCCTGCATAATCCATTTTTGCTAGAGCATGGGATTTGCTCTTTTCCCATGTGCTCTTTTCTCTTAGTGGTGCATCATTGTGGCATTTTCAGGGTTccccagatggaggaggaaatgatgaatctgactccatgttcttagaaggctaatctattattttatgatctatgttatgtaaaagaatgctatactaaagaatactaaaatatactaaagaatagagaaagtatcttttagccttctgtaagtatcctaaTGAAAAAGTTGTGActctctcctcagagtctgacacagctggacagtgattggtcattaagttaaaacaattcacatgaaaccaatgaaaaaaTCACCTCTTGGTCAACAacgtccaaaccacattccaaagcagcaaaacacaggagaagcaaatgagataatattgttttcgcttcccagaagaagaatcctgggcaaggggatttttccagaaaatatgacagtggcgCATCATCTTTGTTCTCATGTTGTCATTATTCTCACCTTCCTCTCTATTTAAGTAACCCATACAAATGTTCTTATTTCTAGGTAGTTTCTGCTCATTGTAACATTACCCTGGTGGTGTCATCTTTTCTTCCACCAATTTTGTAATCTCCTCGATTTGTTTCTTTTGGAGTTGATCACACCAATTTACTTTTTTACTTGAGTCATGAAGATGCAGTAACTGAGTTAAGAACATCATAATTTAACCTCTAATTATAGTGAGGTTTGGAGTGGTGCTTTTTTTGTTGCCTGCCTTGTAATGATGTTGCCACACTATTGTTTGGAGTCTCTGGATGTGCCtctgtttgtttattttcattaATTGTGGGTCTTTTTCAGATGACCTTGTGCACTTTCCAGATAGCCTGGTAATAAGACAAAAGCAAGTTCTCAAAGGGAGCAATTTAAAGAAAGGTCCCACATCCCAGCAGCTTCCTACCAATTTTTCAAACTCGATTTAGTCCTTTGTCATTGAAAGTTGTTGTGTCATTGCATGGAAGTCAGAACAAAATCAATTAAGGTCCACAGTCACTGGGGCAACACAGACACAAAGACCTCTCTCCTTTCCTTGCCTTTTTTACCCTTCATTGAAGCATTTGTACTGTTTGGAGAGGCATTTGAGCAACAAATGCAAATGTGGCAAATGCAAATTTATTGTTCTTTAACAGCTGGGTGTGTAAAAAATACCTGAATACAGTATAATTGGGTAGTCCTTTTAGCTTTTGTTTGGTttcttgtttgcttgttttttaagCCCAAAACAAGTTGATGATGATCTTGGTGCTgtgtaaaaaaaattaagctcCATGATTTGTTTTCAGTTTCTCTGGGTAAGTGATAATCTAATTAAAGTGTGAAAAATTCCTTTGGTAATGATCTGATGAAAACAATGGTATAAAAGGTAACAGACAAAGGGAGAGGATTTTCTTTTGCCTCAGCTACTCAGACTCTTCTGACAAAGCTGTTTTACTGACATATCAAATCTtgaatgggtttttttttgttgtcctATCAATCGGTATTTCTCCAAGGCTAACACTGGAATTTTTGTACATTACATTTCCATAATAATGTTGATTGTTACTTCACACGTGTCTTTTGAACAAAATGCGGTTGGAATTTGTTTTAAACATTGCTCCCAAGTTCATCAGTTTTGTTGCTTTAGCTGTTGGAGCAAGCAGACCAGACTGGAGAGAACTGGATGATGAGCTGATGAAGAATTCTGTTCTGTTTGTGGATTCCAGAGATGCTGCTCTTACAGAATCAGGAGATGTTATTTTATCAGGGGTAAGGCTTTCTGAAACTATGAGCTTTATTTTTGTGGCAATAGGCTTGCATTTGAAATGAATTGGTATTGGTGATGACCTGCACTGAAACCTTTAGGGCATCAAATGTAATTGTTGATGCtttccaggcaggggctgagggatAAACTGGTTAAAAACTGCAATTGCTCTGTCTGTGACCAAACCATGCAACCTCTGTATCTGCCATTTTGACACCATATTACAGTAGCATGTTTTCAGCACTGGCTTTTGATGATAACAATGTATTGTTGTTGAAAGACTTACATTTCTTGGAGTGTTTGGTCATCATAAATATTCTTCAAATCTATTTATTAAAACCTGTAACTTTCTTCCCCTGAGGCTTCAGTGTGATTGACACTGAATGGACCAGCCCAAAGAATGGACCACACAAGCCAAGCAGACAATGATCTGCACAGATTTGCCAGCAGGGACTCTTTGAGCTTCAGtggagttttctttttctcttttaatgTGTCTGCAGAATAAATATGATTTACACTTCTGAGGTTTAACATAAGAGCTCCAGATATGGTAATGTGTGTGGAATCCCATGTGTTTTGTTGGACAAGTAACAAGCTGTCCTCTGTAAAAAAACTTACTGAGGAAAGTCTGCCAGCTGTTTTTCTTTGAAAACCATTCTGCTCCTCTGATTTCTGTCCAGTTTCTATATAATTTGTCTGAATGTTGATCTGCTTCACCATGGAAAGTAATCAGTTTTGGGATGCAGCACTGGAGGAGTTCTTTCTTTTGAAGTCATTCAgaagaaaagggtttttttttccctcttaatgTATGTGTGGGTATTATGTTTTtgtataaatatgtattttttttcacaGGCGGAGATTTTTGCTGAGCTGGGGGAGGTTTTGAAGGGTACAAAACCAGCCCTGCCTGAGAAAACAACAGTGTTTAAATCATTGGGTAAGAACAGCCCCTCCTGTGTCCAAGTCTGACAGAAAACAATGCCTTGTTCTTTATTAGGTCCCCCATGCGTGGGAAAGCTGCTGATCATCTTCAGAACCGCTGTGGCACTGCACTGTCCACAAGAAAGTAGACTCTGATTTgcattttccctttttatttcctttcttgttTATCTAGCAGGATTGATGTAATGAAAAGTGATAGGAAAGCAGGCAAACAATAGCAGTCCATTTTCCATTTCACAGTTGTTGAAGACATGAGTGCAGCATTTATTAACAGAGCACAGCCCGACTGCCCCGCTGTTCCACCGTGGGGTCTGTCTGACCTGGGACAATGTGACACTGTCCTGTGGGGCTGGCCTTGGGGAAAGGGTGCCACTGGGCATGAATTGCATTGCTCTGAGATACATGACATCTCCAAAAGGGCCCAGTTGTGATATGAACACTGGAAATTAGATTCCTGCTGTTACATTAACTTCATACAACACACCCAACACCGCATGATGGCCATGGACTTTGAATGTCACACTGTAGGTGTTTGGGATGGGAAATAATTCCTGTTCCTCTCCAGTTAGATCATCTCCTGAGTCTTCCTGTTCCCTTCTGAAGCAAAATTTGTACAGCTGAATAGATGTTTGAAGGTAACTTCAATTCTTTTTCAGGGATGGCAGTTGAAGACACAGTAGCGGCAAAATTTGTTTATGATGCCTGGTCAGCTGGTAACTAAAGAGAGA from Melospiza melodia melodia isolate bMelMel2 chromosome 18, bMelMel2.pri, whole genome shotgun sequence encodes:
- the CRYM gene encoding ketimine reductase mu-crystallin → MGSTPPVFIGAEEVEKHLHRASLLLPALEAALANFSEGAAGGVVQPVRTVLPVPRHGGYLGVMPAYSAADDALTTKLVTFYEHLKDSSVPSHQATVLLFEPSNGTLKAVMDGSVITAKRTAAVSAIATKLLMPPFAEVLCILGAGVQAYSHYDIFTELFTFKEVRVWNRTKERAVQFAGAARGPVRVCASAQEAVTGADVIVTVTMATAPILRGDWVKPGAHINAVGASRPDWRELDDELMKNSVLFVDSRDAALTESGDVILSGAEIFAELGEVLKGTKPALPEKTTVFKSLGMAVEDTVAAKFVYDAWSAGN